Genomic DNA from Nymphalis io chromosome 5, ilAglIoxx1.1, whole genome shotgun sequence:
TTCAGAATAAtccattttaaatatgttgtcTCAGGTATTATAATACTCTATATTTCTTTTGttcaataacaaattaatataaaatgttaaaattattattttaaggataGAACCAAaactatgaaatataaaaattatattattataggtatTGTGTTTCTTTGCCATCGTCGCTGTCGCCGTAGCTCAATACGGCTACGGACACGGAGCAGCGTACTCGTCACAACACATCTCTCGTCATGACGGACATCCTGAAATCGTCAATGAACATGGTCACCATGACtactatgtaattaaattaatttgtttatttttttagaaattacgCTATCGAATTCACGGatcgattttgataataatatttttgttaatgatcAGACTCATCCCAAGTATACCTTCGAGTACAAAGTGGAGGATCACCACACGGGTGACATGAAGTCTCAACACGAGAGCCGAGACGGTGACGTGGTGAAAGGCGTGTACTCGCTGCATCAACCAGATGGTTCCGAGAGAACCGTGCACTACCACGGCGACCACCATACTGGGTGAGAAATTACTAGATAGGCTTAgtgttaattaaaatcaatatattatttatttgaggtTCTTACACCAGGGTCAAATGATCATAATAAAGATCTCGATTGAATGTGCAGTTACCGCCTACCCTGAATGTAGATTTTACCAAGAAGAATCGGCAAGAGAATGAATAGTTAATCATTTtctcaaataaaaaacatagtcATTTATATACAACTAATACGACAACtctttttataatctatatatatttgtattgtcgactatgttttagttattaatgtcctaaaatttataatagattttcaatttaacaattaatcCAATAAtcgtaagtattataatattacttttaaaataaaataaaattttgtacattacaGATTCCACGCTGATGTAAAATATGACACTCATCACATTATCCCGAAGTACCATTACTAATTCATGatgtagatatgtatatatcatgtcatgtaaataaagtttacctatagaatgaaataataaatcatttatcataattacatagttttatttatattatggagATTATATTCTTTGATATTCATATGCtcttatacaaaagttaattaaaacagtcttataaaaataatacaaaagaatGTAATCTGAAAACCTCAGACTGctctattgttttatatatgctTTACGAGGTGGAGCAGTCGCAACCGACCCAGGCTTTAAGGTCCTTATAATTAACAGGTTAACCACTAGACAAAcgcagttaaatatattatttttttttaaataaacatcatacttttataatttttatttataaattaaacgtgGATGGCTAATTATTGTATCAGAACTACAATGATTTTAATCTTTTACGTAAATTTGATGACTACTGCTGAAATTACttctattaatgaaaaaaataatcaaaataaatatattattctttatttaactttttacaagcactttaagattatattaaatgtaaaactccAAAGCTTTGCCAATTAATAGCTTCAAATAATATGTTAAGAATAGGTTATACCtcgataaaagattatatatccGATAAAAAGGGTTGAGTTAGTAAAACCAGATTACCATccacgataaataataattcaattgaatttaattatctatataatatattatttatattttgatctaATTGTATTCGTGTCTAtagtatacaatttttataaataattaatgttttatacaaaattttcgtTTTTGCGGTTGCAACTGCCGTTGCTTCCGCTCAGCACAACAGATATAAAAACGATAACGGTCATGGCAGTCGTAATGTTCTCTCATCTCAAAGCTTCGTGCAGTACCAAAGTCATAATGCGCAATCTCTCCAACCGGCAGGCTACTCCTGTCATGATTCACATCAAGATGATTACGTACGaacttaattgatttaaatacatttaagaaCTGATTTAGTAATTGTTAAACTATTTTGATCAATGTCAATAGGTGTTGACACTGATTTACAATCTCCTCCACAATACGCGTTCGAGTACAGCATGCAAGACTTGCAGACTATTAAATCCAATCATGAGTCACGCGACGGCGACACCGTGCTCGGCTTTTACAGTTTGCATGAACCCGACGGAACCGTCCCGTGCGTGGAATATACCGCCGATAAACATAGGGGGTGAggcgattaataataaaaaacatctttTTCTTGTCAGGATAATTTACcgaaaatatgctttattataattattttatgttatatgtttatttatcatgTGAACAAGAATTATACTTAGAGAGCAAGCAAATGATGATTATCATAGCGCTAAtggtaatttttaaatcatgCGCCACAAATTGATGgcatttataatttagattCAACGCAATTATACACCGACGATACGCCCGCCATGAAGCGCCAGTTCAGCATTACTAGTGCTGCCTAAATTTcgttaatttttgtattaaaaatataactgttaGTTAAACGTAGTTACAATTTGTAAGCATTTTCACTAAGTTGTGACTTGTAATATatgaagttttaattaatgattttttttataatttgttttttcaattttgtattaaatatcttaCATAGTTATGTATATTCCTATTGTTATTTAccttaaaaaactatttaaacgTCTTCATTTGTTTAGAAATCAGAATTTATTTAGAGAGTAAATAATCGATCagtatttttgttactttacgagttttatattacaattaactgTGGTTATTAAAACGTGTTCttaaaaatgaaagaaatgaCAATAGACGGTTACATTTTTGGAATTAGATTTCTTGAATTCATacgattaatttttttagttttatttttattaatcattatatatcaACATCATCATTTCAGTCAATTAATCATGTCTGTTATCATGTAACTAAAAACTTTAAAGATGTAAAAACATCACATAATGTAACGagatttaataaagtataaatgaaGCGAACAAAAAGATAAGAGATACAAAATTTGTATcgactaatttaataataaaaaatttattaatagtctTAGTGTAACTTACTGTGTGGCGTAACAACGCCACCAAAGACGACTAATAACGCTTCTGTTGAGGCCAAAATGACGAGATACCTAAGATTGATTCCTTCCCGTTTGCAACATTAAGAATATCTCTTTGCATTTCATCTGTATTCAAACGACGTCGCTTCATGACGTAAATAGTATCTAACAATTCAATTTTGTTGAAaacttataacttatatacatcGCATTCTAAACACGAAGCGGTGGACATTTCTTTAATGgttttacaaacaatttttgttttttctagATTATTTTGACAATTAACGTATGATCTGACAACTTGACGATTCGATCCGGTAATTattgtgaatataaataatgcGAACGATATGTGTTTCATATCAGTTTTCTGTACAACTTTGTTACAACATGTATTCTAAGGTATGTATTATTCCTCGAAATaagtaatacaatttttttcctTTGTGGGTGTGTTTTTTGTTTAggtaaatcatttaaatttgtttttaattaaataggttGTGATTTTCTTGGCTGTTGTTGCTGTGGCTGTAGCGCAATATGGCTACGATCATGGCGCAGCTTACTCGTCCCAACACATCTCACATCACGACGGGCACCCTGAGATTGTGAACGGGCACGGTCATCACACCGActactatgtaaatattattatgtttttataagcataataaagatataaatgaaTGAACTGTTAATATAAACCggaataaaacgtttttaaaataggCTTgcagtaaataatatgttttattactaatcaatcattttatatttgtatttataacgtATATGTTTcttacgttataaaaaatatattttattcttttgtaGACACACCCTAAGTATACATTCGATTACAAAGTGGAGGATCACCATACGGGTGACATGAAGTCTCAACACGAGAGTCGCGACGGTGACGTGGTGAAGGGCGTGTACTCGCTGCACCAACCAGATGGCTCCGAGAGAACCGTCCACTACCACGGTGACCACCATACTGGGTGAGGCAAATTTTGCaactaaataaattcaatttacataatgacatttagaataaaataataatgttactattttttttttcgcagaTTCCACGCAGACGTGAAATATGACACACATCATATTGTTCCGAAGCATCATTATTaaagatattgtaaataattaatatattaatttataattaatatattgttctaaataaataaattccaacCATTGATAActgaattttaattacatttattaatatcaatcgTCGCAGTATTTGTACTAAATatcaaagtttatatttaacacttttatatacttaattttattaaaagtcttACAGTTCGTGTGAGGCAGCTTAAGCTTTAATAGACActgattataaaatgtaatgaagTTCATTAATTTTGTAAGTCTATTTTTGTAATGACTATTCTTAGCGATCTTGTAACGCTCTCTGAAGAGATGGAGATTTATCGGgcatatatttcatgtattttatgtattttacagTCAGtcttatttttgtgtataagttaataaatttagatgtcctactgctgggcaaGGTCCTCTTCACTCTTTTAACACGTTGCTCCACTGCAGGCAGCCACACAATTATCTGGAAGAATTATATTTGGCATATAATGGTATTCTTATGTTATTTTCTTAATCCACATGGATGAAACATGATTTAAGGAAGCGAAAACTCAGTAAGATTTGTCCTGATTAGAACTTGCGATCTAAAGTTCGAAGAACTGGTTCTAATtaattcttgtaatattaaatgaatgaaaaccgagatggcctagtggttagaacgcgtgaatcttaaccgatgatcgtgggtttcaagcccgggcacgcaccactgaatattaatgtgcttaatttgtgtttataattcatcttgtgcttgacggtgaaggaaaacataatatatattgtttacttCAAATACGACTTCAACGATTTGTCTCGAATATATTCAGATAAGATTtagcttattaatttttaacctaTACACCTTTTATGTTCTGAAAAAACACAATTCATTCACATTCGATATTGATAAGAGCAAACAAGCAATGTGtctgaatttttatttgataaaaaacagGTAGCTAGTTTCTGTCGCGGCAGTAAATATTACCAGTGGCGGGGGGGGGTCCATTTATCAGGTATCACATACCTGATGTCCTTTCCTGTACCTttgataacgtgtatgcaacATTTGATGATGATCAGTTGGGTAGTAAggcgtaaaagcgtaacaaacaaacaatgaaACAAGTCAATCAAAAAACAATCAACTAggttttgcatttataataatgttaaaataacaataaaaaggtGGCTGATGTAAAGTTGgttgtaataaataagttttaagctgaatctttgtatttattttttagaatattcaattttaactatcgatttatcataataattaacgtGTCAAtactttcaagtttttttattggtaCCACTTAAGCttgtcaatatataataacaaaaaaagcaaatcagTTGCTAAGCGAAGGAAATAAATGGCCTGAActcttaatttaaatcaaacatttaaaaagaagCATTACCATATAAAGTATCCACAATACAGGTAGTATTGTggatattttatattgactGAATTTCACGATGACGATTAATTTAGAAGTACACTTTATTCCTACAGCTTCAGAATCCAATGGAACAGCAACTCGACATAACCAGAAATAATTCAGAAGCAaaaccaacggcttaacgtatTTCCCGAAACACGGGAATGTTACCACTCCCAACTTTCAAATTCGACCTGTTTTAGTACAAAACAGAATTTCTTgagagaaaaactcaataacttttattgcctCGACCTGACATTTGCATCGAGGGCTTTGGGATATTCGTATAAGTTAGTAATGAAACTAACAAAAGTCGTATAAGATGGCATTAATAAAACAGGataatcataaacaaaaaatattgtagttaGGAACAGAAACAGTCATAACCGTGTGAAACACCGGTGTgaaattactttgaaaataaatctCATAAATTTACGGGGACCAAAGCCATTTGTTCGGATGGTTTTCTAAAACTGGTCTTAATAATTACACCTGGGAATAACATATTTGTAAGGATTTTTCGTTAGGTCGTCAGTCAGTAGAACCTGAGAATGACCAAATCGGAGACAAAATCGAAAAGaacttgtataattaatataataattgtcttTGTGAAATGACCATATCTAATTCAGGGTAAAACTTATGTCGCTTAGTGCAATTAATTACTACAATTAAATTGGTTTCGAACGTTAAAAGTTGTATAAAAGAGTTTACGTGTTCCTAATATGTATCACTTGACTGACAACTGTTGAGAATAACAAAGCAGAAAATATGTTGTTTAAGGTAAATATATAACCtgatttaatgttttacattactttattataaacccgtaattaaaacttaaggaaataatagaaaatattatttatgtataataatcgtTGTGGTATTTTAGGTATTGTGTTTCTTTACCGTCGTCGCTGTCGCCGTAGCTCAATACGGCTACGGACACGGAGCAGCGTACTCATCACAACACATCTCTCGCCATGATGGACATCCTGAAATCGTCAATATACATGGGCATGATGATTACCACGTAAGTAAAGGCTCATACACGATATTCTGAAAGGCAAAGCTCAGTTCACTCACTCCCATTCGTCTTCATATTCCTAACAGCGGAATTTGGGGGCAAAATACATAAGATTAATCTAGAAGCAAGTGATGACTAAATCCTGTAAATTTCAGACACACCCAAAGTATACGTTTGATTACAAAGTAGAGGATCACCACACTGGTGACATGAAGTATCAACACGAGAGTCGCGACGGTGACGTGGTGAAGGGCGTGTACTCGCTGCATCAACCAGACGGCTCAGAGAGGACTGTGCACTACCACGGTGACCACCACACtgggtaaatataatttaggttATTAAGGAGtcagtgttttttattttacttacttttataacttATGGGAGCATGACGGCGCAAGGCAAAATAAATGCCTTATTTCTTCTATAGGATTTAAAGTCGAAAAGTATACAATAGTTGCTCAAATCTCTTCGTGCTTTCAACCACTAGCAAGAGTTGATGACCTTTTTCTAATAATTACCAAGAACACTCTAGCTACGTATAGTATTGTTTCTTTCAATTGTTGATGTtttcaaattatgttattaataaagtaaatttttcttTTCAGATTTCATGCCGATGTAAAATACGACACGCATCACATCATTCCTAAGCATTTTTACTAAGCCTATGATATTCAtcgtgaaattaataaaaaacatagttcttgaatattttgtttttatttagagCTTTCCGTATTCTATCTTCAAATAACAATTTGTATAAGATTTTACAAGctacattttattatgataattaaaggTGTCACGCATTAAAATAGGGAATCACCATAAATTTTGAACATTTCAGgagtaagttcttacagaataactctgctgttatgaataattatagataaatcagcttggagGGTTTTTGCGCTTGTAGAAGTGTAATACAGTGTCTAAAACAGGAACAAACTAATTTGAGCTAGCTGCCTACCTAGCTACATAAGTGGTGTTAGAAGTTTTATATGGgggaaaataaaaacatcgcaaaaatttaatcttattcACTGTAGAGGAATATGTAATTTCACCCCTTTTTAGTAGATGGCAGTCTATAATACACTAAGTTATCATGAGtgaaaaagattttaatataactactaGTAAGTATAATAGTTTCTATCTGTTGaagtattttgtttgaaatcCATGCAACAGATTTAACaacaagaataaaaaaacaattataataaaattataaaataaaataaaagtatatgataaaattgctatttttaaatttgaagtatatatgtacaaatacaagaggaaataaaaatgaaattcaaataGTTTGTCTACCAATAATTACGTTAAgactttattacaaataatttaaaagagttATTAAATGATAAGGATTGTGTTCGGTAACAATGTGTTGTGTGTCGTATCAGCATGAAACCTGaagatttataaacaaaagaaagaaTCAAAgaataattctataataataaagattaagatactttcaattaattagaaaaaaaaaatcttaaatagtaTCCttgataaaattactattttaaaatttgaggtatttatgtatacaagaggaattaaaaattatattcaaacagTTATTCAATAAGTCTACCAATAATTACGttgagattttattaaaaatcatttacacgagttatttataaattgatgatGATCCTGTTGAGAGTAAAATTTAAGAGATTAACCAATTTAGATTTTAGTTTTGTAGAGAAAGTTTGTTTTCATAGGACGTAATTTTACACCAAATAAGAATGTTTTACAATGCTGAGCTCATTCCATATACAAGATATATACCATTACAGTTCGTATGTTTGACATAGAAAAACCAAAACTGATGCAGGTTGATGCAGACTCGCTGCATCAACCAAACCGCCACGCCATTCACCACGTCACCGTTACGATTCTCGTGCTGAGATTTTTATTACCAGTATGAGGTTCTTCAACTTTGTATACGAATCCATATTTTTGATGAgtctgaaaaaattaaataataaatatacaacagaTATATTATCTAGTTACTAAAAAACCGAGCACTTACGAGTATCTTAAAATCtagtacaaacatttttttacttacgtAGTAATCAACGTGGCCGTGACCGTGGAAATTTCCGTAGccatttaatttctattattaaataattaaataaaaaacatttctgtGGCTCCGCTTTCCTGACCATGTGCGTCGCTATGGCcaccatgtatatatataatttcaggaTGACCATTGCAACGAGAAATGTGTTGTGACGAGTACGCCAAGACCGTGATCATGATCATCGGCTACAACAGCCGCAAGGacaaaaattaagtaaagaatataaaaaagtttgaaaAGATTATTTATGCTACACATTATTGGAAGTTCacgaaaattattattgattgaaattttatacaaaattaaaatagattaaaatagaCTACCACTTTGATTCAGATAAgatagacaaaataaaataccttaGTAAGTTCATCCAATCTGTTACTtatgattttcattaaaatgaatGTCTTATATATTAGGTAGTATTGGCATGCGTAACTAATCaaactaagtttttatttcatatttacattattcaacaaaataaaagtaataaccttgaaacattttaatagtTCGAAATGTTTTATGATTAGCCTTTTTAAAATTCCTTTGTCTACCataccaaaatataaatagatacaaTCTTTGTCTTACTGGCTGATTTCAGTCACAGCGCCCATTCTTAACGGAGAATAGACAGCTACACAGAAGATAAtgataatgcacaagtgtgtgtgcgaACACAGGcgcactttcataatccgaaggGACGATAATCCGACACGTCTGTCAAAGTTGAGGCGAAGGCAAACGGCTTCACGAGCTTTCCGAAACAGTCAGTTACATATTTTTGCCCGAACTACGGTTTGAACTCAGAACCTCGGGATTTGCAGCCTTATAACTAAGCCAATAGATATATAGCCAACGAGACACTCAATAAAAAAGCTtacaatatagttataataataatttaaaagggaCTAAATTAGATTTTGCTTTTGTACGTTAAAAATACTAATCGGATTAATATCTTTCTCtcatatcattataaataaatacatgataTGGGATTATGTATCAAATATTTGTTCTTAAGAATATCACTCATATTAGTCTTAATAAACGTTTTGAATTTTTTGTCCTAAAATagtcatttttttatgaaatagattggcggacgggcaaataggccacctgatagtaagtggttaccacgGCCAATGGCCATTGGCGCTGTATGATATAGTAACCATTCCTTGTGCTAagtcctgtagttacactggcccatttaaccttcaaaccagaacacaaaaatactaactaTTTCTGTGTGgtagtagaatatttgatgagttttGACTGACCCTATTTTTAACTAGGTGCCGCCTGCGGCTTCATCCAAGTACGAGGGAGCAGGTGTTACCTCGTGTCCTTTTCTTGGGAGCGTATATGCAAAATATCATTGCCATCAgatgagtagttaagacgtaaaggaaaaaaaataataacctgttgcattgataatattatttaccgtaacagcctgtgaatgtcccactgctgggctaaaggcctcctctcctctttttgaggagaaggtttggagcttattccaccacgctgctccaatgcgggttggtagaattcacatgtggcagaacttcagtgaaattagacacatgcaggtttcctcacgatgttttccttcaccgtaaagcacgagatgaattataatcacaaattaagcacatgaaaattcagtggtgcttgcccgggtttgaacccacgatcatcggttaagattcacgcgttcttaccacagggccatctcggccaaaatattatttaagatgcaCGTATTAGtgtccaaacagcaatacaatcGCAATTAAAGGCTTACTAATGActgaatgaatgaattgaacttaaaatcttttattttgttaggTCTTGTAAATTCCACatttttacgtttaaaataataaaaaagattaataatattaaaataataagaaagagTCATTTCATTAATTCctatatacaaaataagtagccgtaatttcaataaatattaaatagaattgaGAACATATTAAAATCCGGCTGAAGTAGACATGAGGTATAAAATGTAATGAGTAATGAGAATAAGTAAGGTGGTTAAGATTCGAGTgtcacattattttttaataaatatcatagtaagtttaaaatatgaaaaatggaTAAggcatatttatatagttaagcTGTTATACGCGTTAATGCTGATAAATGCGTTGAAGCCTAAATATTCATAGAATtcttataaatgtcaaaattaaaaatagctacgtgttactttttaaagtaatttactgCATAACAAATTAATCAGAGTGGTATAAATATTCATAGATAAACCTCAATTTAGAGCAaagcatttaatttatataagcataatttattcattatttttatttactatattatttcgTATAGAATCAATcttttgttaattgtttttatagtagatgattatgaatatttagttttcttaaataaaaattgaaataag
This window encodes:
- the LOC126768752 gene encoding cuticle protein 7-like, whose protein sequence is MLSQVLCFFAIVAVAVAQYGYGHGAAYSSQHISRHDGHPEIVNEHGHHDYYTHPKYTFEYKVEDHHTGDMKSQHESRDGDVVKGVYSLHQPDGSERTVHYHGDHHTGFHADVKYDTHHIIPKYHY